The DNA segment TTTGTAAGTTTATTCCTTGTCTTGCCATTGAATAAATTTCTACTGATAGTGTTTGGAATCCATTACCAGTAACGAAGAAAGTTACCGCAAAGTCATCAAGTGAATATGTTAGACCCATAAAGAACCCTGCTAGAATTCCGGGAGTAATATACGGAATAACGATTTTACTTAAAACTTGTGGATATGTTGCCCCAAGGTCAACAGCTGCATCAATTATAGATTTTGGCATCTCATATAATTTTGGTAGTACCATCAATACTACTATCGGTATACTAAAAGCTATATGTGATAGTAGAACTGACCAAAAACCTTGAATATTATCAATCCCTAACTGTTTTCCTATAAATGTAAACATAAGTAAGAATGAACACCCAATTATTACGTCTGGACTCACAATTAAAATATTGTTACCAATTAAAAAACTATTTTTCTTTTTGTTAGATTTTAATGAGTATATACCTAATGCTCCTAAAGTTCCTAAAACAGCTGAAAATAATCCACATAGTAAAGCAACTACTAAAGTATTAATAACAATTACCATCATACGAGTATTTTCAAACAATTCTATATAGTGTTTCCACGAAAATCCTTCAAAATCAATCATTGTTTTTCCAGAGTTAAATGAATAATATGCTAAATAAACTAGAGGTATATATAATATTGCAAAAATAACTATTAAATATAATTTTGAAGTTAATTTCATTATTTTTTTCCTCCTGTAGTTACTTTATCTTTTGTATTTGTTAATACCATTATAATTCCCATTACAACTATTAAGAATACAGCTATTGTAGATCCTAATCCCCAGTTTTGTGTAACAAGAAAATGCTCTTCAATAGCAGTACCCAAGTTAATAATCTTATTTCCTGCAATAAGTCTTGTTATCATAAATAGAGATAATGCTGGAATAAATGTTACCTGTATTCCTGTTTTTACACCGTTAATACTTAAAGGAAATATAATCTTTCTAAATGTAGTTTTAAAATCTGCCCCTAAGTCATATGAAGCTTCTATCAAGTTTCTATTAATTCCAACTACTGAGTTATAGATTGGTAATAACATAAATGGTAGGAATATGTAACTAGATACAAATACAAAACTAAATGAGTTGAATAATAAACTTTGCGTACCTATTCCTATATATTCTAAGAAACTATTAATTGTTCCATATTCTCCAAATAATCCTAAGAACGCGTATGTTTTTAACAATATATTAATCCATGTCGGTAATATAATAAGTAAAAGTAGCAATTCGCTATATTTGCTTTTACTAATTATAAAAGCTAAAGGATAACTTATTACTAAACAAATTAGAGTAATTAAAAAAGCATACCAAAAACTATAAAGCGTCATTAATACATATGTGCTACTAAAAAATACTTGATAGTTTGAAAGTGTAAAATTACCATTAATATCTCTAAAAGAATAATAAACAATCAGTAAAATTGGAAATACTACAAAAAGTAACATCCACATTACATATGGAATCATGAAAAGTGAGCGTGTTTTTTTATTAAACATTATTATTCCTCCTCTTCATATGATTCTAAACGTGCGTCAAATTCTTCTTCTGTTTCTCCTGGTACCATGATATGTATTGCTTCAGGATCAAAGTTTAATCCGACAGCAGAACCAGGTTTTGCTTCTTTAGTTGAATGTACAATCCATTCGTTATATTGATCATCTAAACAACAAATTTCATAATGTACACCTCTAAATAGTTGAGTATCAACTACCACATTAATTTTCCCTTTTTCTGAAGAAGTAATTTCTAAATCTTCTGGTCTAATTACTACTTCTACTCGCTTATTTTTATCTAAACCAGCATCAACACATTCATATTGTTTTCCATAAATTTCTACTAAATAGTCATCTATCATTACTGCATTAACGATATTAGATTCTCCTATAAAGTCAGCAACAAAGCGGTTAACTGGCTCATCATAAATATCAAGTGGCGTTCCGCTTTGTTCAATTTTCCCATCATTCATAACAAAGATATAATCACTCATTGCAAGAGCTTCTTCTTGATCGTGCGTAACATAAATAAAAGTAATTCCTGTTTGCTGTTGAAGTTCACGAAGTTCATATTGCATCTCTTGACGAAGTTTTAAATCAAGAGCAGACAAAGATTCATCAAGAAGGATAATCTCTGGTTCATTAACTATAGCTCGAGCTATAGCAACACGCTGTTTTTGACCACCACTCATCTCACTAATATCACGTTTTTCAAAATCAGTTAAGTTTACTTGTTTTAAAGCTTTTTTTACCTTTTTCTTAATAATTTCCCTTTTTTCATTTTTGATTTTTAAACCAAAGGCAACATTTTCGAAAACATTCATATGTGGGAACAATGCATAATCCTGAAACACTGTATTAACCTGACGTTTATTTGCTGGTAATTCATTTACCACTTTTTCATCTAATAAAACATCCCCAGACGTTGGACTTAAAAATCCACCAATCAATTTCAGAATAGTACTTTTACCACAACCACTAGGCCCAAGTAAAGTATAAAATTTACCTTTTTCAATTTCTAAGTCTATATTTTTTAAAACTTTATTATTACCAAATGACATTGATACATCTTTAAACTCAACAATATTTGCCATTTTATTCTCCTCACATATAATAATATAATTAAATTAAGCAAGAGATTTGAATGTTATTTAATCTTTAATTAAGTAACCTTCATTCTCTTTGTTATAAATACGAATTTGTCGCTACTATCAATAATTCACAGACTTCGTCAAAAGGATTTGATAACCTATGCTCTGATGTAGCTAAAAAATAAAAACTTTCATTCGATGATGCAATATACTCTTCATCACCTAGTTTTAATTTACATTTACCTTTTAAAACATAACATAGTGTTTCTGATTCCGATGGACTAAATGTCTTATAATTACTGTGTTTTTCTAGTCTAAGTATTAAAGATTCCATTTCTTTCTCATTAGATTCTGGAACAAGCCATGTTAATACATACCCTTCATCAGTTTCTTCATAACTAGTTTGATCTTCTAATGAATAATATACTTTTTGACTTGTACTTTCTTTATCAAAAAAGTCTTTTGGAGCACAACCCAACACTTCCAAAATATTAAAAAATGTTTCCATAGATGGTGATGCTAAATCACGTTCTACTTGTGAAATATATCCTTTACTTAAGTCGGTTCTTTCCCCAAGTTCTTCTTGAGTAAGATTTTTTTGAATTCTTAATCGTTTTAATCTTTCACCTATTGAATACATATTTCTCCTTTCCATTATTTCTTTTAATTTATATTTAGGCATAATAAATTTTTAGTTTCAAAGTTTATTATAATTAAACTTATTGTCACTTTTGTTTACCTATATCTAACTTTTTGTAATTAAAGTTATACTTAATTAAACTTTAAGTTTAGTAATATTAAATCACAAGATATATAATACTATACTTTTGAATTAAAATCAAGATTAAATTAAATATTTTTAAACTTTTTGAAGTTTTATAAGATCCTTATTTATCTTGCTTTTTACTTTATACAAAATTGAAAATATTATATAATTATACTTATTATATTATTAAGTATTCTAAATCAGAAGGAGAATTATGAATTTTAAAATTTTATCATCTTACATTAATGTCGAATCATATCTTAGTAATTTTTTAAAAATTTCTAAAAAAAATATTCATACTATACGTATGAATTCTCATCATGATGTCCATACTATTATTATCAATGGACAAAGTGCTGACCTACAATCAAAACTGAATAAGGATGATAATTTAGAGATTAACATAGAACTTGGAACTTCTAATTATATTGCAAATAATTCACTATCCATTATAAAAGAATACGAAGATGACTACTTACTAATTGCTTCTAAACCATTTGGAATTAAAACTCATCCAAATGATATAACAGATGAAAATAATACATTAGTTAATTACTTAATTACTGATTATCCTTATCTAGAACCAATACATCGTCTTGATACCGATACTTGTGGTTTAGTCATTTTTGCAAAAACACCATTTGTAAAATCCAAACTTGATCAAATGTTAGAACATCGTGTCATAAAACGCTTCTATACAGCACTTGTAAAAAATAATATTAATGTTCAAACTATTAATACTAATATTGGACGTGATAACCGTGAAAAAAATAAAATGGCAGTTACTAATAAAGGAAAAAATGCAATTACAAATATACTATCTTGTGAAAAAATAGAGCAGAATAAATTTGCTACTACCATTTCACTAGAAACAGGTCGCACTCATCAAATTCGTGTTCATTTAGCATATAAAGGAAATCCTATTATTGGAGATAAACTTTATTCTAATGATGGTCATAAATATGAAAAGATGTATCTTGGAGCGCTAAAAGTTATTTTTAATCATCCCGTTACAAATAAAAAAATTGAAGTAAACTCTAGTATAAAAAATTTTTATGAATAATAATTTATCAAAAAAAGCAGACTTTATAGTCTGCTTTTTAACTTATTAATTCACTTTGTAAATATGCATCAACTAAATTCTGCGTTGCTTCTACTGAATCGATATGCGTTCTCTCATATGAGTGGCTAGATTCTATGCCTGCTCCTAGTAAAGCATGTTTCACTTCTGCGCCTGCTCGCATAGCTGCCGAAGCATCGCTTCCATAGTATGGATAAATATCTAACTTAAAAGGAATTTGTTTTTCTCGTGCCAAATTTGTTAAGTGTTGACGAAACTCATAGTTATATGGACCACTTGCATCTTTAACACAAATTGAGACTGTGTACTCATCTGTTTGTTGATCATCTCCCATTGCTCCCATATCTACCGCTAAATATTCTACAGCTTCTTTAGGAAGAGAAGAATTTGCACCATGCCCTACTTCTTCAAAAACACTAAACATAAAATGAGTTGCATATGGAAGAGTAATGTTTTCATCTTTATATTTTCGTAAAAGATCTAATAATATAGCTGCGCTTACTTTATCATCTAAGAAACGACTTTTTATAAATCCTGTCTCTGTAACAATCGTCCTAGGATCAAAACTAATAAAATCTCCTACATCTATACCTAAAGAACGTACATCCTCTGCACTAT comes from the Gemella morbillorum genome and includes:
- a CDS encoding M42 family metallopeptidase, with protein sequence MKETINYIKKLISIDSPTGFTREISTYLIEEIEKLGYKAIRGNKGGVNVVVEGENDKKHRIVTAHVDTLGAIVRAIKPDGRLKIAQIGGYPWNMIEGENCEVHVASNNKKISGTILVHQTSIHVYRDAGTVERTQDNMEIRLDVKVNSAEDVRSLGIDVGDFISFDPRTIVTETGFIKSRFLDDKVSAAILLDLLRKYKDENITLPYATHFMFSVFEEVGHGANSSLPKEAVEYLAVDMGAMGDDQQTDEYTVSICVKDASGPYNYEFRQHLTNLAREKQIPFKLDIYPYYGSDASAAMRAGAEVKHALLGAGIESSHSYERTHIDSVEATQNLVDAYLQSELIS
- a CDS encoding ABC transporter permease; the encoded protein is MFNKKTRSLFMIPYVMWMLLFVVFPILLIVYYSFRDINGNFTLSNYQVFFSSTYVLMTLYSFWYAFLITLICLVISYPLAFIISKSKYSELLLLLIILPTWINILLKTYAFLGLFGEYGTINSFLEYIGIGTQSLLFNSFSFVFVSSYIFLPFMLLPIYNSVVGINRNLIEASYDLGADFKTTFRKIIFPLSINGVKTGIQVTFIPALSLFMITRLIAGNKIINLGTAIEEHFLVTQNWGLGSTIAVFLIVVMGIIMVLTNTKDKVTTGGKK
- a CDS encoding RluA family pseudouridine synthase codes for the protein MNFKILSSYINVESYLSNFLKISKKNIHTIRMNSHHDVHTIIINGQSADLQSKLNKDDNLEINIELGTSNYIANNSLSIIKEYEDDYLLIASKPFGIKTHPNDITDENNTLVNYLITDYPYLEPIHRLDTDTCGLVIFAKTPFVKSKLDQMLEHRVIKRFYTALVKNNINVQTINTNIGRDNREKNKMAVTNKGKNAITNILSCEKIEQNKFATTISLETGRTHQIRVHLAYKGNPIIGDKLYSNDGHKYEKMYLGALKVIFNHPVTNKKIEVNSSIKNFYE
- a CDS encoding ABC transporter ATP-binding protein, with the protein product MANIVEFKDVSMSFGNNKVLKNIDLEIEKGKFYTLLGPSGCGKSTILKLIGGFLSPTSGDVLLDEKVVNELPANKRQVNTVFQDYALFPHMNVFENVAFGLKIKNEKREIIKKKVKKALKQVNLTDFEKRDISEMSGGQKQRVAIARAIVNEPEIILLDESLSALDLKLRQEMQYELRELQQQTGITFIYVTHDQEEALAMSDYIFVMNDGKIEQSGTPLDIYDEPVNRFVADFIGESNIVNAVMIDDYLVEIYGKQYECVDAGLDKNKRVEVVIRPEDLEITSSEKGKINVVVDTQLFRGVHYEICCLDDQYNEWIVHSTKEAKPGSAVGLNFDPEAIHIMVPGETEEEFDARLESYEEEE
- a CDS encoding ABC transporter permease → MKLTSKLYLIVIFAILYIPLVYLAYYSFNSGKTMIDFEGFSWKHYIELFENTRMMVIVINTLVVALLCGLFSAVLGTLGALGIYSLKSNKKKNSFLIGNNILIVSPDVIIGCSFLLMFTFIGKQLGIDNIQGFWSVLLSHIAFSIPIVVLMVLPKLYEMPKSIIDAAVDLGATYPQVLSKIVIPYITPGILAGFFMGLTYSLDDFAVTFFVTGNGFQTLSVEIYSMARQGINLQINALSTVLTLFVVIAAIIYYIINTSKLKREVR
- a CDS encoding helix-turn-helix domain-containing protein, with product MYSIGERLKRLRIQKNLTQEELGERTDLSKGYISQVERDLASPSMETFFNILEVLGCAPKDFFDKESTSQKVYYSLEDQTSYEETDEGYVLTWLVPESNEKEMESLILRLEKHSNYKTFSPSESETLCYVLKGKCKLKLGDEEYIASSNESFYFLATSEHRLSNPFDEVCELLIVATNSYL